CGGCGGTGTGTCTCCCCCCACCAGGCGGTGCTGAGCTTCTCAACCAATCAGGAGCCGGACGTCTGAAGCTGCGTCACCGTCTCCACAGAGGGTCTCACGGTATAAAAGCAGCTCGTCGCTGCCCTTCTTCTTCACATTATCTTCGATTGAGTTAAAGAGTCACGATGGCCAGAACCAAACAAACCGCTCGTAAGTCCACCGGAGGAAAAGCTCCCAGGAAGCAGCTCGCCACCAAGGCTGCCCGCAAGAGCGCGCCGGCCACCGGCGGCGTGAAGAAGCCTCACCGCTACAGGCCCGGTACCGTGGCGCTGCGGGAGATCCGCCGCTACCAGAAGTCCACCGAGCTGCTGATCCGCAAGCTGCCCTTCCAGCGCCTGGTGCGAGAGATCGCTCAGGACTTCAAGACCGACCTGCGCTTCCAGAGCTCCGCCGTCATGGCTCTGCAGGAGGCCAGCGAGGCTTACCTGGTCGGCCTGTTCGAGGACACCAACCTGTGCGCCATCCACGCCAAGAGGGTCACCATCATGCCCAAAGACATCCAGCTGGCCCGCCGCATCCGCGGGGAGAGAGCGTAGAGTCTCCCGGCCCCCGACACcacacaacggctcttttaagagccacacacacgAAACCTGAAGATCGCATGATCCTCTGCACAGAAATGTCACAGGAATATATAAAGACTGACCATATTATActgtttcaattttaaaaagcagttaTATTGTAATACACATGAAAAAACTTGGACCTGGTTCAAGCCCTCATTTACGTGCTACGTGTCTATTCTAGACATTACGGTAATAATAGTGGTTTCAAACTAAAATTCAACTAGTTTAATTGTAACCTTGCCTCGATGATACCTGAAGTATGTAATCTTCAAGGGGTTTTATTTGTTAATCCCACATCAGATCACATTCTTAAATCGTCTGACTCACACTTgatattaattaatttcatatctttcaagacatttattttattgtaaaaacacTAATTGCTGCTGTTACTGTAATTCCTAACTAACATTCGTGAAAATTCTTTATGTATTACTCTAATTCTCGATTTGagcaattcgtatatttttacatttatttgtgtatatattgtatatattttgttgtgtgaatcggctgctgttacaccggaatgtcccagcttgggataaatgGAGTAACTATATCTATACTTAGTATATACCTGTGAAATTCTTTTTAAGAAAGTGTTCTccaacatgttttcttttaatgctaatttttataataaaaagttCTTATACAACAATTATAAGAGCATGTTCAGTGTCTGTTGCTCATTGTGTAGCTCACTCGGATTGGTGAGTATCTGAGTATTAATCATTAATTGTGATGAGAGTTGATATGTCAAAACGCCTCTCAGAAGGGAGCAGGTTTCCGCAGTGTAGTGGTTatcacgttcgcctcacacgcgaaaggtccccggTTCGAGACCGGGCGGAAACAGACGATGGTTTTGTGAAATATATTAATGAATAACTCGACATGCAGCTCAGAAatcaaataacagaaacacctgATGACGAGTGACGATCCTCTTCTGCAGCGGAGGACAGAGTCCAGCGCCCAGGCACCAACTCCACTTCttcaaaatgatcaaaatcatAAATTACATTATAGAAATCTAGAGATTCAGTGGGTGAGTTGACCTGGAATAATGCACAAGCATCAACACGCTATAAGAAGCCAGAGAATTACACAAGAGAGGGTCAGTAAACCATCATTCCCACCAACAGTTATGGAATAACTGTTATTTCTGTTGCAATAAtacagattttgtgtgtgtgcaaggtgATAGTGAAAGACAGTCAGTCTGTTGTTCTGGCACCTAACAGCTCATATCTTATCTTTTTAACTGAATTAGATTGACATTAATTTAAACATCATTTAGCTAGAAGATGGAGACAGTTTGGAATTTTAtgctattttcataatcattaaacattttataaattCATGTATGAAGGATTTGTCGGTCACCGTTTATCTTTTAAGTTAAATAGACAATATGATTAAGACATATGACAtgataattaatttatttctatccatatcaaaataaacaatgactttagagataaagataaaagttATATGAACTCAAGTATAGATTTTAATCAATAAGGAAGCtgaataattatgaattatagATGACTGACTGGGGAGAACATGTAAAGTTTTGGACAGTTTATTTctattgtttgtgaatattacattcaattcaatgtgcaattcaaaagcagcagcaggtcagagaCGAGTGAAGTGAGCACCGACAGTGATTCTGTAACAGTCAGTGAATCACAGACGTTATTTCAGTTATTAATCTATGTTCTgttatctgtttgtttcttctatCGGAAGGTTGTGACAAATCActcattgaaataaataattaaacgGTTGATCATCTGTGGATCACAGATCAGGAGAGTGGGCGAGACAAATAGGCGTGGTCTCGGATCCGGTCGTCagtttccgtagtgtagtggttatcacgttcgcctaacacgcgaaaggtccccggTTCGAGACCGGGCGGAAACAGTTTATTTTCCAGCTTGCAACCCTCCGTGACGTCATCTGTTGGTTTGTGGAATTTGCTCCAATCATCTGCTGCTCTTCTATAaaccctcacctcctccactaCAGGTCATAACTCTACTACTTATTACTTATGCAGTTATTAATAGAAATCCCTCTTCTTGGATCATTGGACGAAGCCTGCAGACAAACTTCGGGGCTGAAAGGTCTCTGCATTTATTGGTTAAAAAGTAAAGAGAGAATTATTCTCCATCAGTGAAAGATCAAACAATGATAACGAAGTAAAAGACATAAATCTTTGTACCATATTAAAGAGTTTTGAGGTTTTGACATGAAATGATTGGAATATTTAATTCCAAAAATATCAGGTCTCTATCAAGGAAATGATTGGCGACAACAGTatgttatatattaaaaaataaatgatgtggtTATATTTGGTATTCTACcaattttatgaaaaataataatcaatttgaTAGGGacttattattttaaagaatgatctttaattcttattttttacttcctttttttttagttttcttgtgtttgtgttttgatgtttgtttgacaGACGTCATTCCTCCACATGAATGATCCAACACAGACTAAGTGTCTGTTTACAAAACACtgtgaaatataaattaatatttagtGAGATTGTGTTGATGTTGGTTGAATCAATTATTAACATCACATATCGCCACAGTCCGTCTCTGTTGctagaatagaaaagaaagttTCGCATTGTGACCATAGATCTAGTTTATTATAGATCTATGATGTTGACCAGCAGCGCCAAGATGGGCAGTGGTCGGGAGGCGCGTTACATCCGTAGTGGTTTAGTGctactaaaataataataaaaacaataataataacaacaacaacaacaataataatgataataataataataacaataacaataataataataataataataataataataataataataataataataataataataataataataataatagaataaacAATAGCTACTCTACTGTAAAGAAAAAGTTTTctccccgtcggggaatcgaaccccggtcttccgcgtgacaggcggagatactgtccactatactaacTAGGAATGCCCGAAACCGAAGTTCGATATCACACTATATAACCGTTAGCATGTTTTGGTTGTTATGTTTTACTTAAACGACTCTAAACCGTTTCTCATTCATTCTCTATGACAGTGCTAAACCAACACGGATGTAATGCACCTCCTGACCACTGAACATCTCGGCGCTGTGACTCCGTCAACTTTTCATTCAACTTCGGTaagtgaaaacagaacagaattaATATAACAGATACACAGGGCCGGTTCAGCAGAATATTTTCTataaaatgttaacatgatGAACTTTCTGATGAACTCTGGAAGTAATTCTAGAATCCTCCTTCTCCCCTGTCCTTTCCCTCTTCATGGATCATTGGAGGAAGCCTGCCGACAAACATCAGGAAGATTTTGTAAAACTTTCTGCTTTTATAGGTTAAAAATGGAACACGATAATAATTCTCCATCAGTCAAAGATTAAACAAAGATAACTGcagtaaaatacataaatctttGTGTCATATTAAAGACGGAAATAAAACAGGTATGATGTtcattgttgattttttttttataaacattatTGGAATATTTAACCAGCAACATCACATGTCCTGAGCACTGTGGTGGGTGTTGACCACAGTATTCATCTATTGTCTTTCTTGTCTTCATGATAATTAGCTTTAGTCATATGATTGTCGTAACGTCagtttccgtagtgtagtggttatcacgttcgcctaacacgcgaaaggtccccggTTCGAGACCGGGcggaaacatgttttttttatatggaaaAATACTTCATATTTGTATGAACTGAAACGGGGCGTCACCAGTTGGTTATGAATTGCCGTAGTTCGACTTCCGCTTTGTGACGAAACATCTaccataagaagaagaagaagattgaaGGAAGACTGACAGTTAAATTGAAGAGGTCACAGCGCCAAAATGTTCAGTGGTCGGAAGTCGCATTACATCCACAGTGGTTTAGCAGTATGAAAGATATGTTGCTGCTCAATGTTTAACAAATTCTTCTactctagaaaaaaaaaaaatacttctccccgtcggggaatcgaaccccggtcttccgcgtgacaggcggagatactgtccactatactaacgagGAATGCGTAACCCCCCAACTGTGATATTATAATTCATAAACGTTCGCaagttgtggttgttgtgttttagcTAAGTGGCTCTGAACCGTTTCCCGTTCTATTTCGTATAGGCTTCGCCCTCTAGGAGCTGTCACTATTGGGTTTATCCCTCGCGCATGCGCAGTAGTGAAGATGTTCTTTTACGCCCCGTGCCGCGCACCGGGCCCTAATCAGGTCCACTCATCAATATAAAACACCTGGTGACCTgatgtctccctctttttcttcagcagGCGAAGAGTGAAGGTGAAAATAGAGATGTCGACTCGCTCCTCCGACGCTGTCCGCCTCTGCCCCTCCTGCCAGGCGGGATATATCATGAGCTTCGACCTGCATGCCCGTTGCGAGTCTTGTCTCGGTCCGGAGCATGCAGGTGTAGCTCTCACGCCTCGGGCCACGTGTCCATACTGTGCACGCCTGCCCTTGGCCGAGAAGCAGCGGCGATGCAGGAggtcgacgacgacgacgacgacgaagacaGCTGGGCGAAGCACTGGAGATCCTGGATCCCTCAGGCTGACGCGAGTCACCTGACGCTGCTGGGCTTTGCTATAAATTGGCGAAATTGCTCGCCAGTGCCCACTCAGTGCATCATGTATCTGGACTCGTCCAGCATGTCTCGGGTTACCCCTGGACAGACGGTGACGGCTCTCTCCGTCATGCGTCTGCTGGGCATGATGTCAGCCGGTCATGTGGTGGTCCCTCTGGGACTCCTTCACATGAGGAAACTCCAGAGATGGTTCAGTCGACTGCGCCTCGACCCCATACGCCAGAAAATGCGCCTGGTAACTCTGCCCTCCTCCGTTCAGTCGGATCTGACTCATTGGGGAAACCCTCGGGTTCTGGCCGCGGGGGTTCCCCTGGGCAGGGTGACGTCGCACGTATCGGTCTTCACAGACGCGTCACTGTTCGGATGGGGAGGAATGTGTCAGGCTCAGGTCATAGGAGGAAAATGGCCAGAGCCTCCAACCCACCACATCAATTTTCTGAAGTTGTCCACGGTGCTGAAGGTGCTGCACCACTTCGCTCCCCTGCTGAGTGTGTGAGGACAGACAGCATGTGTTGGTGAGGACACACATCAGAGCGAGTGGAAGCTGAATCCAGCTCTCGTTCAGACGCTgtgggaagagaagagaatagGATAGACAGTGATGAACTGTGGACGAAATTAAGAAAGTAAGTCAGTTAGTTAAGCAGTCATTTGCACTTCATGTCATTCAATCTTAAATATTGAGTAAACTTTTACCATCAAAATATTCCCACTTTCTTGAGGCAAAGCTATCAGTTACGTCATCATAGGACATGCGTTTCAACCCACGTCATGATTCATGCTCACGATGGTCAGACCACTCAAACGTTCTTATCATTCTGTGGATTGCTGTCATAtgattaataattatattaagtGATCAAATAAGAGCAATGGGTGAGTCGGAGTCAGACTTACTGATTATAGATTTTATCTTTGAATGTGCCAGAATCAGTGACAGCGTTGATGCATCGACTCTTCATCAATCAGGACAACATGAGGACAAATACAAACTGAAGCCTCTGACGTGTtttatatgaaaacatattcacacaaatATGTAATGTAAAGGTTAATAAACATTTCATGACACATGAAATACTCGGTGTGATTGACTAAAGTACGTAATAAGTCCAGTTGgtctatttttctttcaaacaccTTGAATTGTATTAAGGTTCATGTGAAATGTCTGCGCtgagatgttttattttgaaattaaaaaatcccAATGTAAAGCGGAAGTGTCGTCGTCAATACAGGAAGCTGTAATATATCCTTCCCTGATTGGACGACCACACTTCACGCTCAGTCTGACCAATGAGCGAGCAGCAAGTGTAGCTACATATAGGCAACCTGCGGCGCCACGGCatttttcatctcttcctctcgaCTACGACTGAACTGAATCATGTCTGGACGCGGAAAAGGAGCCGGCAAGACCAGAGCGAAGGCCAAGACCCGCTCCTCCAGGGCCGGACTCCAGTTCCCCGTCGGCCGTGTCCACAGACATCTGAGGAAGGGCAACTACGCCCAGCGTGTCGGTGCCGGAGCTCCGGTCTACCTGGCGGCGGTGCTCGAGTACCTGACCGCTGAGATCCTGGAGCTGGCCGGTAACGCGGCCCGCGACAACAAGAAAACCAGGATCATCCCCCGTCACCTGCAGCTGGCTGTCCGCAACGACGAGGAGctcaacaagctgctgggcGGAGTCACTATCGCTCAGGGCGGCGTGCTGCCCAACATCCAGGCGGTGCTGCTGCCCAAGAAGACAGAGAAGCCCGCGAAGAAGTGAAGACCCCCGGGACCGACTGAccaacacaacggctcttttaagagccacacaccCTGAACCAGAGAGAAGCTGCTTCCTGCACTGATATTCAAGAACACAAATCTATAGTCAAATAATGTCAGTTCGTCAAGAGAGTTCTAAAACTTAGGATcgtcaaaatgtttttagtttaaaGTTGTACTGGGTCGTGTCATCAGTCCGTATAGTTTTATTAAACGAGTCTAAACTCGTAACTCGGAGCAATTTGTATTTCTACACTGCGTCCGAGCAACAGACTGCCGGCAAGAAGTGAGACCCAGAACAGGAGACGTGGCTTCACCAGGGATTAGATGAAGTCCGAAGCTTGTGTTGCTCTACATCAATAAAACATTCGACCAGTTGTTTGTCAGGTGAATGAGGGAGAATCAGGAGTTTTGATTTTTTACTGCGGTCGAGTGACGAGTTTATACTGAGCATTACGGTTAGAGGTGCAAAAATTGTTTCACAAAAGAATAATCTTTATCGACACATGTCGTGAACATGAACCAACGTCCACAGTAAGTACTGATAAGTAAAAGAAACCACCCCCGTGT
The sequence above is a segment of the Scophthalmus maximus strain ysfricsl-2021 chromosome 2, ASM2237912v1, whole genome shotgun sequence genome. Coding sequences within it:
- the LOC118300301 gene encoding late histone H2A.L3; protein product: MSGRGKGAGKTRAKAKTRSSRAGLQFPVGRVHRHLRKGNYAQRVGAGAPVYLAAVLEYLTAEILELAGNAARDNKKTRIIPRHLQLAVRNDEELNKLLGGVTIAQGGVLPNIQAVLLPKKTEKPAKK